GACCTTGGCGTCCAGGATGTTGAGCAGCAGGAAAGGGATGTAGCTCAGGGAGAAGCAGAGGAACACAGCAAAACACATCCGAGTCACCTTCCCAAACTCTGACGGAGAGCCCTGAGCTCCCTGGTCTCTCTTAGTTGTCCTGGCTTTGGCAGGCTCTCCTGGAGGGCTTTTCTCTGCCATTTGCTTAGCTGCCTTGCTGTTGCTCTGGTCCCCCACTGCTGATGAGTCCCCTTCCAGGGTCTGGGTGGTGGCGGCACTGACTGGCTCAGATGAAATCCCCTCGCTGTGCCCTCCTGATGCAAGCCCACTGTCCAGCTCCTGGAAACGACTCGGCATGGCCTCATCTGTCCCAGCCACGTGGTTGGAGTGGATGCTCGCCTGGCGCAGCTTGTACTGATCCAGCGCCTGTGCTGCTCGCTTCACCTGGCGGTGGATGAGGTAATAGAAGACGCCGACACTGCTGAGCCCAACCACAAAGTAGATGCCCATGAGGATGGTGGTATGGGGCCGGCCTCGAATGCGATCAAAGCTGCAGGTGCAGACTACGGGCACCAAGACATAGATTGGCCAGAGGGGAGCAAAGCTGGCCACACCCACCGCCCAGGTGCTCACCAGTGCAAGCACGATGCCCTTGGCACTGAAAATATGGGGAAAGAGCTTCGGGTGGGCAATGAGGAGGTAGCGTCCCAGGGCGATGAGGCAGAGGGTGAGGATGGAGACAGAGTTGGACGCAAAAAGGAGGAGCCCAAAGACCCTGCAGAAGGTGGCACCAGTGCGCCAGTGCAGGTGGAGGTAGGTGTCCACAGAGAAGGGCTGGAGAAGGGTGCAGTAGAGCAGATCGGCCACTGTGAGGTTGGCGATGAGCAGGTTGAAGCGGGTACGGAGCTTGGGCTGGATGGCCAAGGCCAGCAGGGTCAGCACGTTGCCCACAGTGCCTGTCACGGTCACCACCACGCCCCAGCTAACTGCCACGTAACGATAGCCCAGCACAGACTCATGGTAGCAGGAGAAATTGGCATCAGAGGTGTTCCACATGATGGAGGCTgaaaggggtggggtagggggaagaggaagagggagttaGAACCTGACCTTGAACTtagatctttctctttttaaaaaaaaaaaaaaaattatttatttatttatttggctgctctgggtcttagttgaggcacgcaggaaactttgttgtggcgtgcgggatctttagttgcggtatgcaaAATTTtactcgcagcatgtgggatctagttccctgaccagggattgaacctgggcccgctgcattgggagcatggagtcttagccactggaccaccagggaagtccctagatctCTTGGATAACTCTGGGCTCCTGAACACCTGAACCACTCCAGGATCTCACCAGCCTCCTGAGCCATTCCCAGGCCTCTTCATCCCAAGATCCCCAAccccttcctttcccattttcaaAGATTTTCCCAAATTTTTATCTAACTTTAATTTCTGTCCACTCCAAACTCCCGGCCTTTTCAATATCCATCCAGATACTCTCAGTAACCCCAGCACCTTCCGACCTTTCTAACTCTTTCCCTGTCCCTTAAGACCACCCAGGAGTCCCCTCTCCTCTGTATTCAGGAGAATAGTCCCCTCTGTCTGTAGTcccaggcctcagttttttctgtttttaccacctgggagatgaggagacagagaatgTAAAAGTACTCCCACCACCAAAGTACTCACCTGAGTCTCCCAgccttcaaatctctctctggtGGAAGACGTCCAACTCACTCAAAGAGCAGTCCTTTCTGGTGGGCACTCAGGCTTCAGACAGGAGGTGCTCTGCTCTCCTGTCTCCTATTATACTAGACTGGAACAACAAGAAGCTCCCCAGTTATACAACCTCAGCCACTTCCTCCCTTGCTTCCTCCCTTGTTTCTGGTCCTACTCACTTTGCTTTAGCTAGTGAAATCTGGGCTTCTCTGTTGAAATTTCCCTGCTACTTACTCCAAAGTCTTATCACTCCTTCAGTTCTCCTTCCTGAAACCCAAGCtctgtttcctccctctctttgcATGGCAGGACACCTATAAGATCATTGCCGAGAATTGTTGGGACAGGGAGGCAGAGCATCAGAGTATCTGGGCCACTTCTCAAGGGGCCAAAGGACAAGACCAAGTTCTAGGAGCAACTCTAAGCACCCCAGAAGCCTTGGGTTTGTTTTGGGAGAACActgccttccctctctccagAACTTGGAGATGGTTCACatctgaaaaaggattcagacgAAGAAAGGTGGGAAATGAAGCATCTAGGATTCTGGCTTCCCACCTCACAGGGGCTCAGGCTCCCAATCATtggttcattcatccattcactcaccaAAAACgtactgagtgtctactatgcATTGGACTCTGAGCTAGACCCTGGGGATGCTGCATGGCCTTGTGAGTAGTCTAGGGGAGGAGAcagatatgtaaatatataagtgCCTAATTGGTCCTCtgaagcaggggtcagcaaagttTGGCCtttgggccaaatctggcccactatGTATTTTCATATGGGTCATGGGCcaagaatgttttctttcattttaaaatggttaccTATGTAGGTACCTACATAATACCCTCAATTTTACCTCTTGGCCAATACAACctgaaatatttgctatctggccctttaagaaaaagtttgccgaccCTTCTGTGAAGTACATCAGAGACTTAGAGAAAAGGAGCGAACTGCCAAGGAGGGGATCAGGAAAGGGTTCACAGAGAGACACCTGAACTGGATTGTGAGTGATGAACAGGAGTTTTTTGGGCGGATAAGTAGAAGGACATTCTAGATAAAGGGAACAGGATGCACAGAGTCACAGAGGTTTAGGTAGAGGCGAACAAAGCATGTGAAGGAGGGGGCAAGAGGGACGATCCTGGAGAGGTGAGTGGGGTCAGAATCAAGGAAGGCCTTGTGTGCCATGCTGAGGAGTTGGGGTTATATCCTGGAGGAGATTTACACTTGGAGAGCTGTGAGTAAGGAGTGAAAgcctgcaggccagagggagagagaccagTAAAGAGGCACCAGTTCGGACAAGGGGGCGGGCAGGGCCTGAGTTAGGGCCAGGGCTGGTTTGGTGGGCATGCCACCTGCGCATGTAATCGCACAGGGCCTTGTGCTGAGAAGGGTCCAGTGCTTGATTTAATGCTCTGCAGTCAGCCTTGAGATCCTTTTTGAAcactttgctttttcattttgcactgggccccacaAATGATGTAGCCGGTCCTGGTTAGAGCAGCGGTTGTGGGAATAGAGAACAATGATCGGGATCCATAGGTCCTTAAGAGGTCAAATAGGATTTATTTAATGACTCATTAGATAAAGGGTTAGGAAGAGGGAAGACTAGGAGGACTCCCAGTTTTCCAGGTGGATGGTGGTTCTCTTAATCAATGAGATAGGGAATGTGGGAAGCATAGCAGGCTTAGGGAAGGGGGTAAataataaattcagttttataCCAGATTTGAAGTACCTGTGGGACATGCTAATATCTCAGCCCCTCTAACCCCGATTTCTTCCagcccccctctctctccccacatgtGATCCAGCCCCGGCTTTTCTCATTCCACTCTCCTATTCAGCCACTCCTGCCCCTCAGACTTCTAGAtctccagtctctgtctttttttgAGCTAGATCGACCtgaaacaaaacgaaacaaaacacacacacaaaaaaaaccccaaaactcctTGTTGGGTTCCGTTTCTGAGCCTACAGCAAACTCCCACCCCCAACTTCACAATTGACTAACTCAGGAGgcccctcttccccctctccttcctctttaaCAGTCGtcatcccaccttccctccccctttcttctgCAAGACAGGGAAGTGGGTAGAGAGGTGGAAGTGAGCAAAGAAAATGCAACTCAGGAGGGGCCCGTGTAGAGGCTGGGTTCTGGTCTGGCCTTTCTTGTTGACCTTCTGCTGCCCAGCTGGACTAGAGCGAGGGGGGGTGGGTCACAGAATCACTGGCTGCTCTTGTGAGTGTGTGGTTGAGTCGAATtctgaagacagagagagaacccCTTCCCCCAGCATCATGTGGGAGGCAGTGAGCGATGTGTGCCCTCTTGTCCCATAGACCATTTAGGGAACCAGATGAGAAGGCATTCTAGCATATCTGTAAATGGCACGGTCCCAGCACTTTAGTCGTGGATCCATGAAGTCTCAATGAACTTTTAAGAGACTCAAACCtgctcattttgcagatggggaagtTGAGGTCTCGAGAGGGTAAGGACTAACCCCAAGGTCACTGCTTATATGGGGCCGAGTAGAGCCTACAGCTCAGTTTCCCAAGTCCCTGCCCCCACTTATTCCCATGCCTTGAGTGTTGCTGGCGTGCGTTTCCCACCAGAGGTACAAAAACCTGGATTCTTCCTTTGTCTGAGACCGGGTCTAGACCTGTCTGCCTAGAATCTAGAGACATGCACTGGAGCCTAGCGGTCTCCTTTTCCATGTCGTTGGCGCCGCCTGGTGGAGTTGCGGCGAATTCTCAACAGCCATGGCTGCAATCCGAGACCTGGACTCGAAATGATTCCCCAGGGCCAAGTTGACACTTGAGCTGGGCCGGAGTAGGCGTGAGTGGGATGGGGAGCTCTGCTCACTTTGAGCAAGCCTCGGATCttgcctcctcccagccccgTTTCCCCGTCCCCCTCCTTCTTCTGGCCCTCTTTCCTGTGTGCCGGCCCCCCTCACCATACACATACACTCCCTGATGGAATTGCTCCCAAATCAGCGGGCAAAGATAGAGAGTCTGAGTCTCAGGGACGGAGGGCAACGAATCCAGATTTTATTGtcagggagggggaaaagggaaagaCGTGGGTTGGGGGCCGGGGTTGCTACATCGTCAAGCAGAAAGAGttgatggggaggggaaggccagTGGGGGCCTCTCCCCCTCCCGGGTCTGTGCTGGAAGGACTGACGATACGGAAACCacaagggggggagggaggtcacGACCCCGCCCGAGTTGTGCAGTGGAGGTGTCTGGTGGGAGGGGACAGCCATGAGGTCTAGGAGCTGGGATGGGGTAGGCTACAGACTCTGCAAATCCTGCGgaaaggggcggggcgggggcgaggCTTCTATTGCTTTTTGCTCACAGTTTTGCGGAAGGCGAGGCGGGGGTGGGCTTGGACTGGACACCCCTTGCCCCCCTTGGTACCCCTTGGGCGATGGGTGCTGGTGAAAAGAATGGAATCCGGACTGGGAAGGAAGAAGGTGAGGGAAGGGTCTATAGGGGCATCTACTTGGTCCCACCCAAGTGCCAGAGATGCCACCAAGTGCTGCCCATGGGCCCGGCTAGACCTGGGCTGGGGCCTGATGCGGGGCGGGCACAGTGAGGTTGCAGGCGGTAAAACCTAAGTGCTTATGAGGGACCCAGGATCCcgcctgctcccctccccctgcggAGGACGGGGGTGTTCACGGAAGCGCTTCAGTTTGGGGGTAGGGGGCCGGAGTCCCAGAGTCCGCTTATTGCCAAGAAAATCCATTTCTGCCCCCTGGACCCCGATCATGGCTTGTGAACCCCGTTTTGTGCTAGGTTTGGGGGGGAAGGGCTGGATGCACATGGCTTTTGGGAGGGGGGTGTCTCCAAGGGGGCTCGGGGGTGAGACAGCCCCCCCTTTtctaggggagagggaagggcagggggcgGGGTTCCCTGAGATCTGGGGTGTTCCCCCCCTTCTgaagcccccctcccccgctaCCCCTCCCCTTTCCTGGAACCCCGTacctcggggtgggggggaaggagagagatcaTTCAGGGAGTGCCGGGAGGAGGGACGGACTGGGAGCCCGGAGGCCTGGGTCCcggctggaggtgggggggttGAATGGGAGGGGGTTCAGGGTTCAGGTCAGTAGGGGGAGAAGAGGATGGGTCCGTGCGCAGTTCGGATGGGCCCGGGGGCCGGGTGGAGCAGGGGGTGGGTGATCGGCGGTCCCTGGAGAAGAGGTGCGGCGGGAGCCGGGCGCAGAGACAGCGGGgagcctgctgctgctgccatcACCGCAGCCACCGcgagggggctggggagcaggccTCCGGCCAAGGACTTGGGCAGCTCCTTGGAGAAAGTCAGAGTGCCCTGCAGGGGGgagaggggcggggagagggaaAAGTCATTCTGTGGCCCCGCAAACTCCACCTCTCCCAGGGCCGGCctgcatcccctctcctccctgctccgGTCCCCGCCCCTTGGACGAATTCTCCATCGCCCAGGCCTCACCGCCAGCTCCCCGGCGCCCCTGGGCTTCTTGTGACGGCTCAGTAGGGGGTTGGGCTTCCCGGCCACGCCATCTCGGTGCCGCCGGCTGGAAATGTGCTGCAGGGACCAGTGGGTGGGGGGCTGTGAACCACGGGGAAAGGAGCAACCGCCAGGGAGCAGGGTGATCGCACCTCAGCACCAGGCCCCGCCCCTTCTGTGGCACCAAAGGATGACCCTGAAGAAGAGTCTCACCCAAGctccctgtcctccctcctctctcagcAGGTACACTCTCCAGAATTCTCGGAAAGGGCCTTGGACCCACCTGTTTCAGTTGGACCTCCGAGTTGACCTTGACATTGCAGATCTCACAGTGGAAGGTTCGGTCCTGGGCAGGGGCCTCTGGTTCCCCGGGAGTGGGAGGCCCCAGCCGAGGGTAAGCTTTGATGGGGCCCAGTCCACTTCGGGCCTCCAGAATTGTCTTGTGCTTAGTACCTGGAGCCCGCAGAGGGCAGGAGGTAAGAGGTGGAAAAAAATTCTCCAGGCCTACTACGCCTCAAATACCCACATTTCCAGTTACTACATTGGGGGGGGGGTGCATGAAGCGTGGGGGCTTTCCAAGGCCCTTGGGACCCTTCCAGACACAAGGTGGGTCAGGGGAGAGTCACAGTTACCAGAAatagggcgggggcggggagggaactGAGGAGGTAAGGGGCTGAGGAATGAGGGAGATGATTAGGGAGGGAGATAGGCTGGTGAGTCTTAGAGGGTCCAGGGATGCTGGAAGCAGGAGAGTTAGGATATAGGAAGCAGGAGGGGATGAGGACAGGGGAGtgggcgtgggggaggggagcccatACCTTTGTTATGTGCCTCAAGCTGGGACAGGGAGTTCACTGCCACCTTGCACAGAGCACAGTAGAGCAGCCGCTtggccttctcctcctcttccttgctACCCCCAGGCAGGGAAGCTGGGGCTGGAGTCCCCCCTTCACCCTTGGTTACACCCTGACCAGTCTCCGGAACactgggaggggatggggagccaGGCTCTTTCTCTGGGGATCCTGGGGCTGGACCCAGTCCATTTTCCATGGAAACTGTCACTGGGGGAGAAACATAGGGATCATCCCAGATGGCTTTCGGAGAAGATTCTTTATGTGGAGGAGACCTAGCCCCGTTTCCTGGAGGGCAAGGGCCCAGGAGTCCCCACCCTGTGACAACATGCATGCTCTCATGCCCTGGACCAGAGCCAGATGTGGTCCAGCTGCCGCAGGCTGGGTGTGAGACTCCAGTGCCTGGCTCATTCTCCATAAGCTGGGAATGGCTGAGGGGTCCAGCCCCAGCAGCCTCTCCTTCGGCCAGGGTGAAGCTGGCAGCCAGCCtggtgaggggagaggggcctggaacaAGGGACCTCCCCTCCAAGGCCTGCCAGCCAGCCTGGGCTTCCGGCCCGGCCAGCCCCTTCTCAGAGGCCTGCCCAGTCCCCAGGGAGGCATGCCAAAGAACCCTAGGAAGGGGCAGAAGCGAGGTGAGGAGAGgttgggagagacagacacagacatggcaaaagggaaacagaaacagCAGAACCAGAGAGGGAAGAAACAGGGATGTGGGCTGCTCTATAATTCATGGCTTGATTAAAGATGCACAGGCCCCAGGCTTCAGCGCTGGGTTCTGGCCTCTGCACAGGGGAAACTCTAGCGCTCCCATTCTTGCTCCAGCAGCTGATCCAGTTTCCGGG
The genomic region above belongs to Balaenoptera musculus isolate JJ_BM4_2016_0621 chromosome 10, mBalMus1.pri.v3, whole genome shotgun sequence and contains:
- the GPR84 gene encoding G-protein coupled receptor 84, encoding MWNTSDANFSCYHESVLGYRYVAVSWGVVVTVTGTVGNVLTLLALAIQPKLRTRFNLLIANLTVADLLYCTLLQPFSVDTYLHLHWRTGATFCRVFGLLLFASNSVSILTLCLIALGRYLLIAHPKLFPHIFSAKGIVLALVSTWAVGVASFAPLWPIYVLVPVVCTCSFDRIRGRPHTTILMGIYFVVGLSSVGVFYYLIHRQVKRAAQALDQYKLRQASIHSNHVAGTDEAMPSRFQELDSGLASGGHSEGISSEPVSAATTQTLEGDSSAVGDQSNSKAAKQMAEKSPPGEPAKARTTKRDQGAQGSPSEFGKVTRMCFAVFLCFSLSYIPFLLLNILDAKVRAPRVVHMLAANLTWLNGCINPVLYAAMNRQFRQAYGALLKRGPQSFCRFH
- the ZNF385A gene encoding zinc finger protein 385A isoform X1, translated to MQPPLDLKQILPFPLEPAPTLGLFSNYSTRPFMPPELPISAPVLGPASGAGSGPGRRRLPFSGPARPHSPEPPGQRAPRPRPARPGQARPPRPGPPPRAMEPRPPGSRRMDPVQKAVLSHTFGGPLLKTKRPIISCNVCQIRFNSQSQAEAHYKGNRHARRVKGIEAAKTRGREPSVRETGDPAPPGGTPPNGEGVAPRPVTVSMENGLGPAPGSPEKEPGSPSPPSVPETGQGVTKGEGGTPAPASLPGGSKEEEEKAKRLLYCALCKVAVNSLSQLEAHNKGTKHKTILEARSGLGPIKAYPRLGPPTPGEPEAPAQDRTFHCEICNVKVNSEVQLKQHISSRRHRDGVAGKPNPLLSRHKKPRGAGELAGTLTFSKELPKSLAGGLLPSPLAVAAVMAAAAGSPLSLRPAPAAPLLQGPPITHPLLHPAPGPIRTAHGPILFSPY
- the ZNF385A gene encoding zinc finger protein 385A isoform X3 — translated: MQPPLDLKQILPFPLEPAPTLGLFSNYSTMDPVQKAVLSHTFGGPLLKTKRPIISCNVCQIRFNSQSQAEAHYKGNRHARRVKGIEAAKTRGREPSVRETGDPAPPGGTPPNGEGVAPRPVTVSMENGLGPAPGSPEKEPGSPSPPSVPETGQGVTKGEGGTPAPASLPGGSKEEEEKAKRLLYCALCKVAVNSLSQLEAHNKGTKHKTILEARSGLGPIKAYPRLGPPTPGEPEAPAQDRTFHCEICNVKVNSEVQLKQHISSRRHRDGVAGKPNPLLSRHKKPRGAGELAGTLTFSKELPKSLAGGLLPSPLAVAAVMAAAAGSPLSLRPAPAAPLLQGPPITHPLLHPAPGPIRTAHGPILFSPY
- the ZNF385A gene encoding zinc finger protein 385A isoform X2, whose amino-acid sequence is MILGSLSRAGPLPLLRQPPIMQPPLDLKQILPFPLEPAPTLGLFSNYSTRPFMPPELPISAPVLGPASGAGSGPGRRRLPFSGPARPHSPEPPGQRAPRPRPARPGQARPPRPGPPPRAMEPRPPGSRRMDPVQKAVLSHTFGGPLLKTKRPIISCNVCQIRFNSQSQAEAHYKGNRHARRVKGIEAAKTRGREPSVRETGDPAPPGGTPPNGEGVAPRPVTVSMENGLGPAPGSPEKEPGSPSPPSVPETGQGVTKGEGGTPAPASLPGGSKEEEEKAKRLLYCALCKVAVNSLSQLEAHNKGTKHKTILEARSGLGPIKAYPRLGPPTPGEPEAPAQDRTFHCEICNVKVNSEVQLKQHISSRRHRDGVAGKPNPLLSRHKKPRGAGELAGTLTFSKELPKSLAGGLLPSPLAVAAVMAAAAGSPLSLRPAPAAPLLQGPPITHPLLHPAPGPIRTAHGPILFSPY
- the ZNF385A gene encoding zinc finger protein 385A isoform X6, translated to MQPPLDLKQILPFPLEPAPTLGLFSNYSTMDPVQKAVLSHTFGGPLLKTKRPIISCNVCQIRFNSQSQAEAHYKGNRHARRVKGIEAAKTRGREPSVRETGDPAPPGGTPPNGEGVAPRPGTKHKTILEARSGLGPIKAYPRLGPPTPGEPEAPAQDRTFHCEICNVKVNSEVQLKQHISSRRHRDGVAGKPNPLLSRHKKPRGAGELAGTLTFSKELPKSLAGGLLPSPLAVAAVMAAAAGSPLSLRPAPAAPLLQGPPITHPLLHPAPGPIRTAHGPILFSPY
- the ZNF385A gene encoding zinc finger protein 385A isoform X5: MDPVQKAVLSHTFGGPLLKTKRPIISCNVCQIRFNSQSQAEAHYKGNRHARRVKGIEAAKTRGREPSVRETGDPAPPGGTPPNGEGVAPRPVTVSMENGLGPAPGSPEKEPGSPSPPSVPETGQGVTKGEGGTPAPASLPGGSKEEEEKAKRLLYCALCKVAVNSLSQLEAHNKGTKHKTILEARSGLGPIKAYPRLGPPTPGEPEAPAQDRTFHCEICNVKVNSEVQLKQHISSRRHRDGVAGKPNPLLSRHKKPRGAGELAGTLTFSKELPKSLAGGLLPSPLAVAAVMAAAAGSPLSLRPAPAAPLLQGPPITHPLLHPAPGPIRTAHGPILFSPY